Part of the bacterium genome, CCCGCCCCCGCCGAGAAGTTCGAACTCAACCTCCCGCTTGCCGAGATCAACACCCACGACGCGCACGCTCACCGGATCGCCGAGGCGGAATCGCCTGCCCGTCCGCTCGCCCAGGACGGAGAACTCCTCCGGGATGAACCGGTAGTAGTCATCCGCCAGCGCGGCGAGCGGCACCATGCCCTCGACGAAAATGTCCGCGAGCTCGACAAAGATGCCGAAGGCGGCCGCCCCCGAGATGTGCCCCGAAAATCGCTCCCCCACCCGATCCTTCATGAAGAGCGCCTTGTGGAAGGCCACCATATCGCGCTCGGCCGCTTCGGCGGTGCGCTCGGTCTCGGAGATGTGGGCGCAGCTCTCGGCAAGGGCGTCTGCATTCGGCCGGCTGCGATCCCCGCGGAGGAGGCGCTTCAGCCGGCGGTGCACCAGAAGGTCCGCGTACCTGCGGATGGGCGAGGTGAAATGGGTGTAGTGGCTGAAGCCCAGCCCGAAGTGAAGCCCCGGAGCGGGGGCATAGCGGGCCAGCCTCATGCTCCGCAGGACCACCAGATTCACAAAGCGCTCGATATCCTTTCCCGCCGCGGCGGCGAGCACCTCCTGCAGGGCGCCGGGGCGCGCAAGTGCATCCGCTTGGGGGGCGGGGAGGCCGAGCTGCGCGAGAACGAACCGCACGGCCTGGAGTTTCTCCGCAACGGGTGCATCGTGCACACGGTAGACGGCTGCTCCCCCCGCTTTCTCCAGAAACTCCGCCACGGCGCAGTTGGCCGCCAGCATGCACTCTTCCACCAGGCGGTGGGCGGCGTTTCGCGGGGCGCGCTCGATGGCCCGGGGCGCGCCCTTCTCATCGAGGATGACTTCGGCCTCCGGCAACTCGAAGTCAAGACTCCCTTGCGTCATCCGGCGGGCATGAAGCAGGCGGGAGAGCGCGGCGATCTCGTCCAGCTCTTTTTTGAGACCCGCCGCCGCGCGGTACTCCGCCTCCTCCGGTATCTGCCGCCCCTCGAGAACGGCGCCGGCGCCGTGGTAGGTGAGCTGCCCTCGCGAGCGAATCCACCCAAAGGTGAGCCGGAAGCCCACGCGCTCTCCCTTCGCGTTGAAATCGAGAAACGCCGACAAGGTGCGGCGGACCTCGCCGCTCGAGAGGGAGCAGACATCGCCCGAGAGTTTCGGCGGCAGCATCGGGATCGCCCGATCGGGAAAGTAGACGCTGTTCCCGCGGCGGGACGCCTCGCCATCGATCGCCGTGCCCGCCGGGACGTAGTGGCTCACATCGGCGATGTGGACGCCGAGACGACGGACGCCGCCCTCAAGCGCCTCGATCGAAAGGGCATCGTCCCTGTCACGGGCGGTCCGGGGGTCGATGGAGAGCACCGTGAGATCGCGCAGATCCTCCACCCCTTCGGGCAAGGGATCGCTCTCGCGGGGCGCACGCCACTCCTCGGCCTCTTTCAGTACCTTCACCGGGAAATCCTCGCGCAAGCCGTACTTGGCGATGATCATCCTCTGCTCGGCGGCGGGGTCTTCCGGATAGCCGAAGGCGCGGAGGATATTCCCCTGTGCCTCCGTCCGGGGGCCGGGAAAGCGGGTGATCTCCACCTCGACCCACTCCCCGCGGCGCACTCCCTTCCATCCGCCCGCAGGGAGATAAACCGGATGGGAGATGTGCGTGTCCTGAGGCTCGACCCAGGCCCGCCGCCCTTCCACCACCAACCGGCCCACCAGGGAGGAATGGGCGCGCACATCAATCGAAACGATGCTCCCCTCGCGCCGGCCGTCCTCCCCCACCTTCTCGACGCGGGCGCTCACCTGATCGCCGTCCATCGCGCCCCGCGTCCGGCTCCGCGAGATGAAGACATCTCCCTTCTTCTCCTCGGCGCTCCCCGGCGCGGGCAACACGAAGCCGTAGCCCTGCCGGTGCCCCCGGAAAACGCCCCGGCAAAGGGAGAGGCTCTCCGGCAGCGCGTAGCGCGCGCGCACGCGGACCAGGGTGCCCGCCTCCGCGAGGGCGCGCATCTTTTTGCGGAGGGCGGGTCGTTCGTTGGCCGGAATTTTGAGGATATTGACGATCTCCCGCACCGCCATGGGCCGCCCCTCCCGGGAGAGGAGGGAGAGCGCCGCCTGTTCGGCCGCGGAATGGGACCGGTCCGCTTTCATCCGCGGGCCGCCATCAAGGGAAAAAGAGAGGAAACCCGATTTTCAGAAAGGGCGGGGGTCACGCTTCATCCTCGTTTAGTTCGCTGATATCCGCCTGATAGGTTTTGATGAGTTTGCCGCCCGCGAGCTGGACGCAGGTGAGCTTCCTGCCGTAAGCCGCACCGGTGTCGATCCCCAAAAAGCGGGGAAGCTCGTTCAGGACTTCCGGCATGGGGGTGTGGCCGAAGACCACGGGCCGCCCGAAGTCGGCGTCGGACTCGAAAAAATCCTTCCGGATCCACATCAGATCTTCGGGCTTCTGCTCGCTCAGGCGCACGCCGGGCCGGAAGCCGGCATGAACGAAGATGAACCCGTCCGACTGATGGACGTACTGAAGGTTCTGGAAAAAGTGCGCGTGAAGCGCGGGAAGCTGCGGCGGGCCTTCGCGAGGGTCGATACCGTAGCTCTGGAGGGTTTCGTACCCCCCGTTCATCAGGAAAATGCCGGATTGGTAGCGGCCCTCCTCATAAACGTAGTCCAGGAACATGTCCTCATGGTTGCCGCGCAGGAAAACCGAGCGGGGATATTTGAGGCGGAATTCGAGGACATCCTCGACAACCCCGCGCGAGTCGGGACCGCGATCGATGTAGTCGCCGATAAAAACGATTTCGTCTTCCTTTTCGAACGGAACCCGCTCGATCAGGAGACGCAGCAGCCGGCGCTGCCCGTGAATGTCTCCAATGGCATAGAGCTTCGGCATGGGGGAAAAACGACCCGAGGAGAAAGGGACGGAAAAACCGCCCGTCATCCGGGCGGAAGAGGAGCTATTTTAGGTTTCCCCCGGAAAAAGGCGCAACCCGGCTCCCGATTTGCCGCAAAACCAGAGACCTCCACGCGATAGACATGCAATACATTAACAATCAACTATTTAGAGGATAATTTTTCGTCCCGATGCGGAAAAAAATAAACCACTTCAGTTTCACATATTCCGATAAAATGATATTAATTAAAAGCAGGCATCCTGTCGCCGGGAATCCAGAGAGGCTCGGGAGCCGTAGCGCGGAGGGACAATGAACGCCAATGCAAGCGCACCTGACCGGATGATTCGGTTCATGCAGTCCACGACCCTCTTCAAGGGGCTCTCCGACACCGAGGTCAAGCTCATCGTCGGTAAAGCCCGGCGGGAGAAGGTCAAGGAGT contains:
- the rnr gene encoding ribonuclease R encodes the protein MKADRSHSAAEQAALSLLSREGRPMAVREIVNILKIPANERPALRKKMRALAEAGTLVRVRARYALPESLSLCRGVFRGHRQGYGFVLPAPGSAEEKKGDVFISRSRTRGAMDGDQVSARVEKVGEDGRREGSIVSIDVRAHSSLVGRLVVEGRRAWVEPQDTHISHPVYLPAGGWKGVRRGEWVEVEITRFPGPRTEAQGNILRAFGYPEDPAAEQRMIIAKYGLREDFPVKVLKEAEEWRAPRESDPLPEGVEDLRDLTVLSIDPRTARDRDDALSIEALEGGVRRLGVHIADVSHYVPAGTAIDGEASRRGNSVYFPDRAIPMLPPKLSGDVCSLSSGEVRRTLSAFLDFNAKGERVGFRLTFGWIRSRGQLTYHGAGAVLEGRQIPEEAEYRAAAGLKKELDEIAALSRLLHARRMTQGSLDFELPEAEVILDEKGAPRAIERAPRNAAHRLVEECMLAANCAVAEFLEKAGGAAVYRVHDAPVAEKLQAVRFVLAQLGLPAPQADALARPGALQEVLAAAAGKDIERFVNLVVLRSMRLARYAPAPGLHFGLGFSHYTHFTSPIRRYADLLVHRRLKRLLRGDRSRPNADALAESCAHISETERTAEAAERDMVAFHKALFMKDRVGERFSGHISGAAAFGIFVELADIFVEGMVPLAALADDYYRFIPEEFSVLGERTGRRFRLGDPVSVRVVGVDLGKREVEFELLGGGG
- a CDS encoding metallophosphoesterase family protein, which gives rise to MPKLYAIGDIHGQRRLLRLLIERVPFEKEDEIVFIGDYIDRGPDSRGVVEDVLEFRLKYPRSVFLRGNHEDMFLDYVYEEGRYQSGIFLMNGGYETLQSYGIDPREGPPQLPALHAHFFQNLQYVHQSDGFIFVHAGFRPGVRLSEQKPEDLMWIRKDFFESDADFGRPVVFGHTPMPEVLNELPRFLGIDTGAAYGRKLTCVQLAGGKLIKTYQADISELNEDEA